In the Nerophis ophidion isolate RoL-2023_Sa linkage group LG01, RoL_Noph_v1.0, whole genome shotgun sequence genome, one interval contains:
- the mb gene encoding myoglobin: protein MDSKSSSSSTRTVDFLQVMSDFDTVLKFWAPVEADYDTYGGLVLIRLFTNHPETQKLFPKFAGIPLADLLGDSRVSSHGATVLKKLGQLFKARGSHSAILKPLTKSHATKHKIAIRHFQEISEVIAKVLEERAGLDGVCGK from the exons ATGGATTCCAAGTCTTCCTCATCTTCTACCCGCACAGTTGATTTCCTTCAGGTCATGTCTGACTTTGACACGGTTCTCAAGTTCTGGGCTCCAGTGGAGGCAGACTACGACACCTATGGAGGTCTGGTCCTGATCCG TTTATTCACCAACCACCCTGAAACTCAGAAGCTGTTCCCCAAATTTGCCGGAATCCCCCTGGCTGACCTGCTTGGGGATTCTAGAGTCTCCAGCCACGGGGCCACTGTGTTGAAGAAACTAGGCCAGCTGTTCAAGGCTCGAGGGAGCCACTCTGCCATCCTCAAACCTCTGACTAAAAGCCATGCCACCAAACACAAGATAGCCATCCGTCACTTCCAG GAGATCTCAGAGGTCATTGCTAAGGTCCTGGAGGAGAGAGCTGGGCTTGATGGAGTATGTggaaagtaa